A genomic stretch from Solanum stenotomum isolate F172 chromosome 8, ASM1918654v1, whole genome shotgun sequence includes:
- the LOC125873021 gene encoding NAC domain-containing protein 100-like, with amino-acid sequence MENYAGVVKDDDQMELPPGFRFHPTDEELITHYLSNKVVDTNFIAIAIGDVDLNKVEPWDLPWKAKMGEKEWYFFCVRDKKYPTGLRTNRATAAGYWKATGKDREIYRGKSLVGMKKTLVFYKGRAPKGEKTNWVIHEFRLEGKLSLHNLPKTAKNEWVICRVFQKSSGGKKIHISGLLKLNSNENEMGNSFQPPLTDSGTASKSSHVHCFSNFLTAQNNCFPLLSNPMDSFPTTSLVPNTFSCNQIAPFTTNNPGSFGVQDPSILLRTSLDNYGLNFKKEDIFNVPQETGVISTDMNTEIPSVVSNLEMKRRFLEDQVPSAGMIGLQGLDCLWSC; translated from the exons ATGGAGAATTATGCCGGAGTTGTTAAGGATGATGATCAGATGGAGTTGCCACCTGGATTTCGATTCCATCCAACTGATGAAGAATTGATTACTCATTATTTGTCTAACAAAGTTGTGGATACTAATTTCATTGCTATTGCTATTGGTGATGTTGATTTGAACAAAGTTGAACCTTGGGATCTTCCAT GGAAGGCGAAAATGGGGGAAAAAGAATGGTATTTTTTCTGTGTGAGAGACAAGAAGTATCCAACAGGGCTGAGGACAAACAGGGCAACTGCTGCAGGGTATTGGAAAGCTACTGGAAAAGACAGAGAGATTTACAGAGGAAAATCATTGGTTGGAATGAAGAAAACTCTGGTTTTCTACAAAGGGAGAGCTCCAAAAggtgaaaagacaaattggGTTATTCATGAATTTAGATTAGAAGGAAAATTGTCTCTTCACAATCTGCCAAAGACAGCAAAG AATGAATGGGTGATTTGCAGAGTGTTTCAAAAGAGCAGTGGTGGAAAGAAAATCCACATTTCAGGgcttttgaaattgaattctaatgaaaatgaaatgggGAATTCATTTCAGCCACCATTGACAGATTCTGGTACTGCTTCGAAATCCAGCCACGTGCACTGCTTCTCCAATTTTCTCACTGCTCAAAACAACTGTTTCCCTCTTCTGTCAAATCCAATGGATAGTTTCCCTACAACTTCTCTAGTTCCAAATACATTTTCTTGTAACCAAATAGCTCCATTCACTACAAATAATCCAGGTTCATTTGGGGTTCAAGATCCTTCAATTCTTCTAAGGACTTCACTTGACAACTATGGTCTGAATTTCAAGAAAGAGGACATTTTTAATGTACCCCAAGAAACAGGGGTAATTAGCACTGATATGAATACTGAAATTCCCTCAGTTGTCTCAAATCTTGAAATGAAAAGAAGGTTTCTTGAAGATCAGGTGCCATCAGCAGGTATGATTGGATTACAGGGTCTTGATTGTCTCTGGAGTTGCTGA
- the LOC125872531 gene encoding uncharacterized protein LOC125872531: MIFLRHHLDEGLKVEYLTVKDPLELWTGLKERYDHLKATILPRARYEWIHLRLQDIKTICLGATITNGNTTSSQDKAKAMIFLRHHLDEGLKVEYLTVKDPLELWTGLKERYDHLKATILPRARYKWIHLRLQDIKTICKYNSAVYKITSQLKLCEEDIKDEDMLEKTLTTFHASNLVLQQQYRERGFKKYSELISCLLVAEQHNTLLLKNHEARPTGTAPLPEANEVEAHGQFERRQNKNQGQNNVRGRGNGRGRYNNRRGGGRHKRENNMDFQSNPSRGNCHRCGMKGHWKNECRAAEHFVRLYQDSLKRKGNKNGASSSNARVESHLTSKNDAEAGPSQKYDDNIEANLALKDDDFGDLDDITHLEVEDFFGDQN, from the exons ATGATTTTCCTTCGTCATCATCTGGATGAAGGATTGAAGGTTGAATACCTTACGGTGAAAGATCCACTTGAATTGTGGACTGGTTTGAAGGAAAGGTATGACCACCTTAAGGCAACGATATTGCCAAGGGCTCGTTATGAATGGATTCACTTGCGGTTACAAGATATTAAAactatat GTCTTGGTGCCACTATTACCAACGGTAATACAACGTCAAGTCAGGACAAAGCAAAGGCAATGATTTTCCTTCGTCATCATCTGGATGAAGGATTGAAGGTTGAATACCTTACGGTGAAAGATCCACTTGAATTGTGGACTGGTTTGAAGGAAAGGTATGACCACCTTAAGGCAACGATATTGCCAAGGGCTCGTTATAAATGGATTCACTTGCGGTTACAAGATATTAAAactatatgtaaatataattctGCTGTATACAAAATTACTTCCCAATTAAAATTATGTGAGGAAGATATAAAAGATGAGGACATGTTGGAAAAGACTCTCACAACTTTTCATGCCTCAAATTTGGTATTACAGCAGCAATACCGTGAAAGGGGATTCAAAAAATATTCTGAGTTGATCTCATGCCTTCTTGTGGCTGAGCAACATAATactcttttattgaaaaatcATGAGGCCCGTCCCACGGGAACTGCTCCGTTACCGGAAGCAAATGAGGTTGAAGCACATGGCCAGTTTGaaagaagacaaaataaaaatcaaggcCAAAATAATGTGCGTGGACGTGGCAATGGCAGAGGACGATATAATAATCGTCGTGGTGGTGGTCGCCACAAAAGAGAGAACAATATGGATTTTCAAAGCAATCCTTCAAGAGGCAATTGTCATCGTTGTGGCATGAAAGGGCATTGGAAGAATGAATGCCGAGCAGCTGAGCATTTTGTTAGGCTTTATCAAGATTccttgaaaagaaaaggaaataaaaatggtGCATCTTCTTCTAATGCTCGGGTGGAGTCACACTTGACTTCTAAAAATGATGCCGAAGCAGGGCCttcacaaaaatatgatgaCAATATTGAAGCAAATTTGGCTTTAAAAGATGATGATTTTGGTGACCTTGATGATATTACTCATTTGGAAGTTGAAGACTTCTTTGGAGATCAAAATTAA
- the LOC125873012 gene encoding LOW QUALITY PROTEIN: pentatricopeptide repeat-containing protein At5g61400-like (The sequence of the model RefSeq protein was modified relative to this genomic sequence to represent the inferred CDS: inserted 1 base in 1 codon), with protein sequence MDIIFQILSKRVASIISRRSTKSRISNGDVDMESAMSKYSSQNLKTLFRIKSPVISRTIVALPFSTSPSSSAAILNAKTCSEAMRLFNSTILRTDPTKDLTLHSAIIHYLTRAKLYLDARCLIKRLIENLRKNSNPRKVCSLIFNDLGKINSGSSCNVFGVLIIALSEMGFVDDAYWVYQKMGKLPPLHACNALLHGYVEMGKFEFMWDVYRDMLSFGLCPSVVTYGVLIDACCLKDEILKAKTLYDEMVEKGIQTNVVTYTTLIRGFCNQNKIQEAESIFSKMGEMGVMPNLCTYNTLMDGYSKKADTGRAFQLYQKMLKHGILPNVVTFGTLIDPLCKVGEVITARNLLACMVKFGVGPNLLIYNCLIDGCCNWYDMSTALEMHSEMEKLGISPDVVTYGTLIKGYCKLGKVDEAERFLLKMDATGVVVNSVIYNQLIDRYCKDRKMEKALALCSQMIEKGVQPNVVTFSILIDGFGKIGDLEAAMGVYTEMIIKGLKPDVVAYTALIDGHFKKGNTKAALRLHKEMVEAGVAPNALTFTCLVDGFLKNGMISDAINFFLKISSSGSTGVEVDCINGVLSFPNNVTYSALIHGLCKDGQYFKANKFFVDLRRNGLYPDLSTYAMMIQRHFEARHITRVMMLKADMLKTGFMPNLFMYKILLKGYQDMVDLSSTRKCYEELKDSGLVCSGASXNAKPPGSCT encoded by the exons atggaCATCATATTTCAAATATTGTCTAAAAGAGTGGCTAGCATCATTAGCAGAAGAAGTACTAAAAGCAGAATAAGCAATGGAGATGTAGATATGGAATCAGCAATGTCAAAGTATTCTTCTCAGAACTTGAAAACCCTTTTCCGCATAAAGTCCCCAGTCATTTCAAGAACCATTGTAGCGTTGCCATTTTCAACTTCCCCTTCTTCATCTGCCGCAATTCTCAATGCCAAGACCTGTAGCGAAGCCATGCGGCTTTTCAATTCAACAATCTTAAGAACAGACCCAACAAAGGATCTTACATTACACTCAGCCATTATTCATTATTTAACCCGAGCAAAATTGTATCTTGACGCCAGGTGTTTGATAAAACGACTCATTGAAAATCTTAGAAAAAACAGCAACCCCAGAAAggtttgttctttaattttcaaTGATCTTGGTAAAATAAACTCTGGGTCTAGCTGTAATGTGTTTGGGGTGTTGATTATTGCGTTATCTGAAATGGGTTTTGTTGATGACGCTTACTGGGTGTACCAAAAGATGGGAAAGTTACCTCCTTTGCATGCTTGTAATGCTCTTTTACATGGGTATGTAGAAATGGGTAAGTTTGAATTCATGTGGGATGTTTATAGGGATATGTTATCCTTTGGGTTATGTCCTAGTGTAGTGACATATGGAGTATTGATTGATGCATGCTGTCTGAAAGATGAGATTTTGAAAGCTAAAACACTATATGATGAGATGGTTGAGAAAGGGATTCAAACAAATGTTGTGACATACACCACTCTGATACGTGGGTTTTGCAATCAGAATAAGATACAGGAAGCTGAAAGCATATTCAGCAAAATGGGGGAGATGGGAGTTATGCCTAATCTTTGCACTTATAATACTCTAATGGATGGCTATAGCAAGAAGGCTGATACTGGAAGAGCCTTTCAACTTTATCAAAAAATGTTGAAGCATGGAATTCTTCCAAATGTTGTTACTTTTGGTACCTTGATCGACCCGCTTTGCAAAGTGGGTGAAGTAATAACAGCAAGAAATTTATTAGCATGTATGGTAAAGTTTGGGGTAGGTCCCAATTTACTTATCTATAATTGTCTGATTGATGGCTGTTGCAATTGGTATGATATGTCAACTGCACTAGAGATGCATTCTGAGATGGAAAAGCTTGGTATTTCTCCAGATGTTGTGACTTATGGTACACTGATAAAGGGTTATTGTAAGCTGGGGAAAGTGGACGAAGCTGAGAGGTTTTTGCTGAAAATGGATGCAACAGGGGTGGTCGTGAACTCTGTGATTTATAATCAGCTGATTGATAGGTATTGCAAGGATAGAAAAATGGAGAAGGCTTTGGCATTGTGTTCTCAGATGATAGAGAAAGGTGTCCAGCCCAATGTAGTCACTTTCTCTATATTGATAGATGGTTTTGGTAAGATAGGGGATCTAGAAGCTGCAATGGGTGTCTATACTGAAATGATTATTAAAGGCTTGAAGCCTGATGTGGTTGCTTATACAGCGTTGATTGATGGTCATTTCAAAAAAGGAAACACAAAAGCTGCTCTAAGGCTACATAAGGAGATGGTGGAGGCTGGAGTTGCTCCTAACGCTTTGACTTTTACTTGTTTGGTTGATGGATTTCTCAAGAATGGAATGATTAGTGACGCaatcaattttttcttgaaaataagcAGTTCTGGATCTACAGGAGTCGAAGTAGACTGCATTAATGGTGTTCTTTCTTTCCCTAACAATGTTACTTATTCTGCGTTAATCCATGGTCTATGCAAAGATGGGCAGTATTTCAAAGCCAATAAGTTTTTCGTGGATCTACGACGCAATGGTCTGTATCCAGATTTATCCACTTATGccatgatgatacaacgtcatTTCGAGGCCAGGCACATAACTCGTGTCATGATGCTAAAGGCAGATATGTTAAAGACTGGTTTTATGCCTAATCTTTTCATGTACAAAATCTTGCTCAAGGGCTACCAAGACATGGTTGATCTCAGTTCAACTCGTAAGTGTTATGAGGAATTAAAAGATTCAGGTCTAGTTTGTTCTGGAGCAT CTAATGCAAAACCTCCAGGATCATGTACATAG
- the LOC125873418 gene encoding two-component response regulator-like APRR1 → MDTGESIIVSENGCNRDQVMTNDLMDLSSVRVLLCDTDVESCQEVLALLKKCCYQVTPVYSAADALDALNSHGHCIDIILTEASLLISNGAKIFNFIKPDINLKQIPVIMMLDEDEIRLVLKGLMLGATDYLVKPLSSNELMKLWTHMKRKGSSQSVYY, encoded by the exons ATGGACACGGGTGAGAGCATTATTGTAAGTGAAAATGGTTGTAACAGAGATCAAGTTATGACCAATGATCTGATGGATTTGAGCAGTGTGAGGGTTCTTCTTTGTGACACTGATGTTGAGAGTTGCCAGGAAGTGTTAGCCCTTCTAAAGAAATGTTGTTACCAGG TTACCCCAGTGTATTCAGCAGCAGATGCGTTAGATGCACTGAACTCTCACGGGCATTGTATAGACATCATACTTACTGAAGCCTCCCTTCTTATTTCCAATGGCGCAAAgattttcaatttcatcaagCCGGACATCAATTTAAAACAGATTCCAGTGATCA TGATGTTGGATGAAGACGAGATCCGTCTAGTCTTGAAGGGTTTGATGCTTGGAGCAACAGATTATCTTGTCAAACCATTGAGCAGTAATGAGCTAATGAAACTATGGACACACATGAAGAGAAAAGGCTCATCACAGTCAGTATATTATTGA